In Synechococcus sp. KORDI-52, one genomic interval encodes:
- a CDS encoding YchJ family protein, giving the protein MPGGFGGALDQSPCPCGGGAYRSCCGPLHCGEQRAETAEQLMRSRYSAFARSDVDYLLATHPEPDVPTQQRRRSLERSCRQTRWLGLTVLAVSAGGPRDLEGTVQFEARYRGGVLKETSLFQRSDGARDGPWLYVGALRLEG; this is encoded by the coding sequence ATGCCTGGCGGTTTCGGTGGAGCCCTCGATCAGAGCCCTTGCCCCTGTGGGGGTGGTGCTTATCGCAGCTGCTGCGGGCCCCTGCATTGCGGTGAGCAGCGGGCTGAAACGGCTGAACAGTTGATGCGCTCCAGGTATTCAGCCTTTGCGCGCAGCGACGTCGACTATCTGCTGGCCACCCATCCTGAGCCTGATGTTCCAACACAGCAGCGGCGCCGTTCCCTGGAGCGGAGTTGCCGGCAGACCCGTTGGCTCGGCTTGACCGTGCTGGCTGTCAGCGCGGGCGGCCCGCGTGACCTGGAGGGAACGGTGCAGTTTGAAGCTCGCTACCGCGGTGGGGTGTTGAAGGAAACATCCCTGTTTCAGCGCAGTGATGGCGCGCGCGACGGTCCATGGCTCTACGTGGGAGCGCTCAGGCTGGAGGGCTAA
- a CDS encoding CNNM domain-containing protein — MSSDLLVLLLLVLVVLLGSALCSGVEAALLTVSPIRVHELAARDRPVAGARRLAQLRKRLGRTLSALVIANNGFNIFGSLMLGGYAAWVFEQRNISGVALPVFSVGLTVLVILLGEILPKALGSRLALPVALASAPLLHWLGLALRPLVLLLERMLPAITAEAELSTNEEEIRLLARLGSQKGEIEADEAAMIGKVFQLNDLTARDLMTPRVAAPTLDGGLSIEAQRAKLMSTNDPWWVVLGDQVDKVLGVASRERVLTALLENRGLLTPVDLCEPVEYVPEMIRADRLLTGFRRDSGGVRVVVDEFGGFVGVIGAESVLAVLAGWWRKPAA, encoded by the coding sequence ATGAGCTCCGATCTCCTGGTGCTGTTGCTGCTGGTTTTGGTGGTGCTGCTGGGCTCGGCCCTCTGTTCCGGCGTGGAAGCGGCCCTGCTCACTGTGAGCCCCATCCGGGTGCACGAGCTGGCGGCCCGGGATCGCCCCGTGGCGGGGGCACGGCGGCTTGCCCAGCTGCGCAAGCGCCTGGGACGCACCCTGTCGGCGCTGGTGATCGCCAACAACGGTTTCAACATTTTCGGCAGCCTGATGCTGGGCGGTTATGCCGCCTGGGTGTTCGAGCAACGCAACATCAGTGGTGTGGCCCTGCCGGTGTTTTCTGTGGGGCTCACCGTGCTGGTGATCCTGCTGGGGGAAATCCTGCCCAAGGCCCTCGGCAGCCGCCTGGCCCTGCCGGTTGCTTTGGCAAGCGCACCCTTGCTTCACTGGCTTGGTTTGGCATTGCGGCCCCTGGTGCTGCTGCTGGAACGGATGCTGCCGGCCATCACGGCCGAGGCTGAGCTCAGCACCAATGAAGAAGAGATCCGACTGCTGGCTCGCCTGGGCTCCCAAAAGGGAGAGATCGAAGCCGACGAAGCAGCAATGATCGGCAAGGTGTTTCAGCTGAACGACCTCACCGCCCGCGACCTGATGACGCCCAGGGTGGCGGCTCCCACCCTGGACGGCGGCCTGAGCATCGAAGCCCAGCGGGCCAAGCTGATGAGCACCAACGACCCCTGGTGGGTGGTGCTCGGCGATCAAGTGGACAAGGTGCTTGGCGTGGCCAGCCGCGAGCGGGTGCTCACCGCCCTGTTGGAGAACCGCGGACTGCTCACCCCCGTTGACCTTTGCGAGCCGGTGGAATACGTGCCGGAGATGATTCGTGCCGATCGGCTGCTGACGGGCTTCCGACGCGACAGCGGTGGCGTGCGCGTGGTGGTGGATGAATTCGGGGGCTTTGTTGGCGTGATCGGCGCCGAATCAGTGTTAGCAGTACTGGCCGGGTGGTGGCGCAAGCCGGCAGCATGA
- a CDS encoding 2Fe-2S iron-sulfur cluster-binding protein: MTDVATYTVRAEFEGETHSFSCRADQTVLNAAEAAGITLPSSCCSGVCTTCAAVISEGRVEQPDAMGVKGELQQQGYSLLCVAFPRADLTLKAGQEDALYEAQFGQYQK; encoded by the coding sequence ATGACCGACGTGGCCACATACACCGTCCGCGCCGAGTTCGAAGGCGAAACCCACAGCTTTTCCTGCCGCGCCGATCAGACGGTGCTGAATGCTGCTGAGGCCGCTGGCATCACCCTTCCCAGCTCCTGCTGTTCCGGGGTGTGCACCACCTGTGCTGCGGTGATCAGCGAGGGCAGAGTTGAGCAGCCCGATGCCATGGGTGTGAAGGGTGAGCTTCAGCAGCAGGGCTACAGCCTGCTGTGTGTGGCTTTCCCGCGGGCCGATCTCACCCTCAAGGCGGGGCAGGAGGATGCGCTTTACGAAGCTCAGTTCGGTCAATACCAGAAGTGA
- the ald gene encoding alanine dehydrogenase, which yields MAASVLSAPMASIGVPKEIKLDEQRVALTPDAVRELVSQGLEVRIETGAGAGAGIGDDAFAAAGAQLVSRDAAWGAHLVVKVKEPQAEEFAYLRKDMVLFTYLHLAAYPSVGEALLEAGTAAIAYETVQLENGSLPLLAPMSEIAGRLAAQVGAHLLEKPHGGRGVLMGGCTGVQPARVVVLGAGTVGWNAARIAAAMDAEVLLLDRSPQRLRSLEADRRGRLMSVVSSRGLLERLVPTADLVIGAVLTPGGRAPTLVDEDMVQQMRPGSVIVDVAIDQGGCIATSQETTHRAPTVTIHGVQHYAVGNMPGAVPFTSTEALVSVTLPYILGIAGRGLEEAVTERPELLSGLNTVQGSVCHPGVAKALGLPPRHPMACLR from the coding sequence ATGGCCGCCTCCGTCCTCTCGGCCCCGATGGCCAGCATCGGTGTGCCGAAGGAGATCAAGCTCGATGAGCAGCGCGTGGCGCTGACTCCCGATGCGGTGCGGGAGCTGGTAAGCCAGGGCCTGGAGGTGCGCATCGAAACCGGAGCTGGAGCCGGAGCTGGAATCGGTGACGACGCCTTCGCCGCCGCCGGTGCCCAACTGGTGAGCCGCGACGCGGCCTGGGGCGCCCACTTGGTGGTGAAAGTGAAGGAACCGCAGGCGGAGGAATTCGCTTACCTGCGGAAGGACATGGTGCTGTTCACTTACCTGCACCTGGCCGCTTATCCCAGCGTTGGCGAAGCCCTGCTTGAGGCGGGCACCGCCGCCATCGCCTACGAAACCGTGCAGCTGGAAAACGGCAGCCTGCCATTGCTGGCACCGATGAGCGAAATCGCCGGGCGCTTGGCCGCCCAGGTGGGAGCTCACCTGCTGGAGAAACCCCACGGCGGCCGCGGAGTCCTGATGGGGGGCTGCACCGGCGTGCAACCGGCCCGGGTGGTGGTACTCGGAGCCGGCACCGTGGGCTGGAACGCCGCTCGTATTGCCGCTGCCATGGATGCCGAGGTGCTGCTGCTTGACCGCTCGCCCCAGCGGTTGCGCAGCCTTGAGGCCGACCGGCGCGGCCGGTTGATGAGTGTGGTGAGCAGTCGCGGGCTGCTGGAGCGGTTGGTGCCAACGGCGGATCTGGTGATCGGTGCCGTGCTGACCCCCGGCGGGCGCGCCCCCACCCTGGTGGACGAGGACATGGTGCAGCAGATGCGCCCGGGATCGGTCATCGTGGACGTGGCCATCGACCAGGGCGGCTGCATCGCCACCAGCCAGGAAACGACCCACCGTGCTCCCACCGTGACCATCCACGGCGTGCAGCACTACGCCGTGGGCAACATGCCGGGAGCGGTGCCGTTCACCTCAACCGAAGCCCTGGTGAGCGTGACGCTCCCCTACATCCTGGGCATCGCAGGGCGAGGCCTGGAGGAAGCGGTGACGGAACGTCCGGAACTGCTCTCCGGCCTGAACACGGTGCAGGGATCGGTGTGTCATCCCGGCGTGGCCAAAGCTCTTGGCCTGCCTCCACGGCATCCAATGGCCTGCCTGCGTTAG
- a CDS encoding nicotinate-nucleotide adenylyltransferase, with translation MSAAAIALLGTSADPPTRGHQLLLEGLLNRYGHVATWASDNPLKQHDAPLKLRAMLLGHLVQQLQDERLELAQHLSSPYTLITLQRAAKHWPDRDLVFVVGSDLAGQIPRWKQSDCWLPQCRLAIAPRKGWPLEDATVQALRDLGGRVDLLDLEVPATASSQLRQQPNEAQIPEAVWPLLLQHNLYGLSGSPC, from the coding sequence ATGTCTGCTGCTGCCATCGCCTTGCTGGGCACCAGCGCCGATCCACCCACCCGCGGCCATCAGCTGCTGCTGGAAGGGCTGCTGAACCGCTATGGCCACGTAGCGACCTGGGCCAGCGACAACCCCTTGAAACAGCACGATGCTCCTCTGAAGTTACGGGCGATGCTGCTGGGCCATCTGGTGCAACAGCTTCAGGATGAACGGCTGGAACTAGCCCAGCATCTGAGCAGCCCTTACACCTTGATCACCCTGCAACGGGCAGCCAAACATTGGCCTGATCGCGACCTGGTGTTTGTGGTGGGCAGTGACCTCGCCGGCCAGATTCCCCGCTGGAAACAGAGCGATTGCTGGCTGCCGCAGTGCCGCTTGGCGATCGCCCCCCGTAAAGGTTGGCCCCTCGAGGACGCCACGGTGCAGGCCCTGCGCGACTTGGGCGGACGGGTGGACCTGCTGGATCTCGAGGTTCCCGCCACCGCCAGTTCGCAGCTACGCCAGCAGCCCAATGAAGCTCAGATCCCTGAAGCGGTGTGGCCCCTGTTGCTCCAGCACAATCTTTATGGCCTTTCAGGGAGCCCCTGCTGA
- a CDS encoding aminopeptidase P N-terminal domain-containing protein has product MNGFDSGIHARRRALFLEQLGAAAAVIPAAALATHHADCEWPFRQDSDFFYLTGFDEPDAVALLLPHRPEGERFVLFVQPKDPAAEVWTGFRWGTEGAVERYGADVAHPLDQLGEKLPEYLAGAEAIAFRVGRHASVESKVLGAWGRQLDTYARTGTAALGLVAPTPILHRLRLRKEPHELERLREACRISAEAHELARSITRPGMNEAEVQAAMEAHFRSNGARGPAYGSIVAGGDNACVLHYTANTAPLQDGDLLLIDAGCSLEDYYNGDITRTFPVNGRFTAEQRDLYSLVLAAQEAAVAVVAPGGTASAVHATALRILVEGLVDLGLLIGDPDGIIERGDYRHLYMHRTGHWLGLDVHDVGAYRLGEQPVPLEPGIVLTVEPGLYVSDRLNVPEGQPEIDDRWKGIGIRIEDDVAVTETGHEVLTAGALKSVAAMER; this is encoded by the coding sequence GTGAACGGCTTCGACTCCGGCATCCACGCGCGCCGTCGCGCCCTGTTCCTGGAGCAACTCGGTGCCGCGGCTGCGGTGATTCCGGCCGCGGCGCTGGCCACCCACCACGCCGACTGCGAGTGGCCCTTCCGGCAGGACAGCGATTTCTTTTACCTCACCGGTTTTGATGAACCGGATGCGGTGGCCCTGCTGCTGCCGCATCGGCCTGAGGGTGAGCGTTTTGTGCTGTTCGTACAGCCCAAGGACCCGGCTGCTGAGGTTTGGACCGGTTTCCGCTGGGGCACTGAGGGAGCGGTGGAGCGCTATGGGGCGGATGTGGCCCATCCGCTGGATCAGCTGGGCGAAAAACTTCCGGAGTACCTCGCTGGTGCCGAAGCCATCGCCTTTCGTGTTGGCCGCCACGCATCGGTGGAGTCGAAGGTGCTTGGGGCCTGGGGGCGACAGCTTGATACCTATGCCCGCACGGGTACGGCGGCCCTGGGCCTGGTGGCGCCGACGCCGATCCTGCATCGCCTGCGACTGCGCAAGGAGCCCCACGAGCTGGAACGTCTGCGGGAGGCCTGCCGCATCTCCGCCGAAGCCCATGAGCTGGCCCGTTCGATCACCCGGCCGGGCATGAACGAAGCCGAGGTGCAGGCGGCGATGGAGGCCCATTTCCGCAGCAACGGGGCTCGCGGTCCGGCTTACGGCTCCATCGTTGCCGGCGGCGACAACGCCTGCGTGCTGCACTACACCGCCAACACGGCCCCGTTGCAGGACGGCGACCTGCTGCTGATCGATGCCGGCTGTTCCCTGGAGGATTACTACAACGGCGACATCACCCGCACCTTCCCGGTGAATGGCCGCTTCACGGCCGAACAGCGGGACCTCTACAGCCTGGTGCTGGCGGCCCAGGAAGCGGCTGTGGCGGTCGTGGCACCCGGCGGCACCGCTTCAGCGGTGCATGCCACAGCTCTGAGAATTCTTGTTGAGGGGCTGGTAGACCTGGGCCTGTTGATCGGGGATCCGGACGGGATCATCGAGCGGGGCGACTACCGCCACCTGTACATGCATCGCACGGGCCATTGGTTGGGCCTGGATGTGCACGACGTGGGTGCCTACAGGCTCGGTGAGCAGCCCGTGCCGCTGGAGCCGGGCATTGTGCTCACGGTGGAACCGGGCCTCTACGTCAGTGACCGCCTCAACGTGCCGGAGGGTCAGCCGGAGATTGACGATCGTTGGAAAGGCATCGGCATCCGCATCGAAGACGACGTCGCTGTCACCGAGACCGGCCATGAGGTGCTCACCGCTGGCGCCCTCAAGAGCGTTGCCGCGATGGAACGCTGA
- a CDS encoding GTP-binding protein: MSGMQPTPPHTVERCQLLLERWQSQLQLSPRERGLLGGELQLLNRQLQRLQQRRLRVALFGRVGVGKSSLINALIRRPLLKTDVANGSTRRQQAVDWPVEISGLTRVELVDTPGIDEIDAAGRARLASRVAMGADLVLLVVDSDLTRADLEALGTLLDSGKPLQLVLNRSDRWPEHERAELLRSIRARLPADLPITAAAAAPRRPQLQADGRVRSTITAPRVQELRQQLCQQLENEGTLLLAIQSLRQADRFQGSCQQLRLQQHRRTAQSLIGRYAAAKATGVAVNPVMALDMAGGIACDTALVLQLSRLYNLPMTPAAARVLLTRLSSHNALLGGVQLGLAALKQALLLLVPVSGGGSLAPAAPVALAQAALAVHASRQTGRLVAQQLLRRRGGQPGALLQRLAERDPVVHHWLLRWPKALEQDLQPLLP, encoded by the coding sequence ATGAGCGGGATGCAACCAACCCCGCCCCACACGGTTGAACGCTGCCAGCTGCTGCTGGAGCGCTGGCAGAGCCAGCTCCAGCTGAGCCCCCGCGAGCGGGGCCTCCTGGGGGGTGAATTGCAGCTGTTGAATCGTCAGCTGCAACGGCTGCAGCAACGGCGCTTGCGCGTCGCCCTGTTTGGACGGGTGGGAGTTGGCAAATCCAGCCTGATCAATGCCTTGATCCGACGGCCGCTGTTGAAGACCGATGTCGCCAATGGCAGCACCCGGCGGCAACAGGCGGTGGACTGGCCCGTAGAGATTTCAGGGCTGACAAGGGTGGAGTTGGTGGACACCCCTGGTATCGACGAAATTGATGCCGCCGGGCGGGCGCGGTTGGCCTCCCGCGTGGCCATGGGAGCCGATCTGGTGCTGCTGGTGGTGGACAGCGATCTCACCAGGGCCGACCTGGAGGCCTTGGGCACGCTGCTGGACAGTGGCAAGCCCCTGCAGCTGGTGCTGAACCGCAGTGACCGATGGCCGGAACACGAGCGTGCTGAGCTGCTGCGCAGCATTCGCGCCCGCCTGCCGGCGGATCTCCCGATCACCGCCGCAGCCGCGGCGCCCCGTCGTCCCCAGCTCCAGGCCGATGGCCGGGTACGCAGCACGATCACAGCGCCGCGAGTGCAGGAGCTGCGCCAGCAGCTCTGCCAACAGCTGGAGAACGAAGGCACCCTGCTGCTGGCAATCCAGTCGCTGCGCCAGGCCGATCGCTTTCAGGGATCCTGCCAACAACTGCGGCTGCAGCAGCACCGCCGCACGGCCCAGAGTCTGATCGGTCGCTACGCGGCCGCCAAGGCCACCGGTGTGGCCGTGAACCCGGTGATGGCCCTGGACATGGCCGGCGGCATCGCCTGTGACACCGCCCTGGTGCTGCAGCTCAGCCGCCTGTACAACCTGCCGATGACGCCAGCAGCGGCACGAGTGCTGCTCACCCGACTCTCCAGCCACAACGCCCTGCTCGGCGGCGTTCAGCTGGGGCTGGCGGCCCTCAAGCAGGCACTGTTGCTGCTGGTGCCGGTGAGCGGAGGCGGCAGTTTGGCTCCAGCCGCTCCCGTGGCCCTGGCCCAGGCGGCCCTGGCGGTGCACGCCAGCCGCCAAACAGGGCGTCTGGTGGCACAGCAATTGCTGCGACGACGTGGCGGTCAACCCGGAGCGCTACTGCAGCGCCTGGCCGAAAGGGATCCCGTGGTGCACCACTGGCTGCTGCGCTGGCCCAAAGCCCTGGAGCAAGATCTCCAACCACTCCTGCCCTGA
- a CDS encoding NAD+ synthase — protein MRIALAQLNPVVGDFEGNAKRILEAVRKAEEQGVELVLTPELSLWGYPPRDQLLEPSRIQQQDTVLQWLVNQLKSSVTLLVGAALPAEDARSPRLLNGVVLVNRLGWRPIAHKQLLPSYDVFDERRYFRPGHGPCLLTLPSGERLGLTICEDLWVDDGLQRERLAGPDPIDQLIPEQPDLVINLAASPFDAAKPALRRQLAAAAARRLNCPLIYLNQVGGNDELVFDGASFVVGAGGSVQLELPVCEEHLAVWDSDQPAPIQFQPIDPLERLFRALVLGVRDYAQKCGFKKALLGLSGGIDSALVAVIATAALGNEAVSALLMPSPWSSAGSIDDALALAARLGLQSNTVPIAGLMEGYDLALTAPLGEEPQGVTAENLQSRIRGTLLMAVANQQGQLLLTTGNKSELAVGYCTLYGDMNGGLAVIGDLYKTSVFALCDWLDSAAAQNCRRALGLPQQGDLVGEAIRRKPPSAELRPNQKDSDSLPDYNALDALLKALIQERQSGTTLVNAGHDPDLVERVERLLKRAEFKRRQAAPLLKVSPQAFGSGWRLPIAAA, from the coding sequence ATGCGCATTGCCTTGGCCCAGCTCAATCCCGTGGTCGGCGACTTCGAGGGCAATGCGAAGCGGATTCTGGAGGCCGTACGCAAGGCAGAAGAGCAGGGCGTTGAGCTGGTGCTCACCCCTGAACTCTCCCTCTGGGGCTACCCGCCCCGTGACCAGTTGCTTGAGCCGAGCCGCATTCAGCAGCAAGACACGGTGCTGCAGTGGCTGGTGAACCAACTCAAAAGCAGCGTCACTCTTTTGGTGGGTGCTGCGCTACCGGCAGAAGATGCCCGTAGTCCACGGCTGCTCAATGGTGTGGTGCTGGTGAACCGGCTGGGCTGGCGGCCGATTGCCCACAAACAGCTGTTGCCCAGTTACGACGTCTTTGATGAGCGGCGCTACTTCCGGCCTGGCCATGGGCCCTGCCTGCTGACCCTGCCCAGCGGAGAACGGTTGGGCCTCACCATCTGCGAAGACCTCTGGGTGGATGACGGCCTGCAGCGCGAGCGCCTGGCCGGGCCGGACCCCATCGATCAGCTGATCCCCGAACAGCCGGATCTTGTGATCAATCTGGCGGCCTCCCCCTTCGATGCCGCCAAGCCGGCCCTGCGCCGACAGTTGGCGGCGGCGGCGGCGCGACGCCTGAACTGCCCACTGATTTACCTCAATCAAGTGGGGGGCAATGACGAGCTGGTGTTTGACGGGGCCAGTTTTGTGGTGGGAGCCGGTGGCAGTGTGCAGCTTGAGCTTCCCGTTTGTGAGGAGCATCTTGCGGTTTGGGACAGCGACCAGCCGGCCCCGATCCAGTTCCAGCCGATTGATCCCCTGGAACGGCTGTTCCGAGCCCTGGTGCTTGGGGTGCGCGACTACGCCCAGAAATGCGGGTTCAAAAAGGCCTTGCTGGGGTTGAGCGGCGGCATCGACTCGGCGCTGGTGGCAGTGATCGCCACTGCCGCTCTGGGCAACGAAGCGGTGTCAGCCCTGTTGATGCCCTCCCCCTGGAGCTCGGCGGGATCCATTGATGATGCCTTGGCCTTGGCCGCACGGTTGGGGCTGCAGAGCAACACGGTGCCCATCGCTGGCCTGATGGAGGGCTACGACCTGGCCCTCACCGCACCGCTGGGGGAAGAGCCCCAGGGCGTGACGGCGGAGAACCTGCAATCACGGATTCGCGGCACCCTGCTGATGGCCGTGGCCAACCAGCAGGGCCAACTGCTGCTCACCACCGGCAACAAATCCGAGCTGGCCGTGGGCTACTGCACCCTGTACGGCGACATGAACGGCGGGCTGGCGGTGATTGGCGATCTCTACAAAACCAGCGTGTTTGCACTGTGCGACTGGCTCGACAGCGCTGCGGCCCAAAACTGCCGCCGGGCTTTGGGGCTGCCGCAGCAGGGGGATCTGGTGGGGGAAGCGATTCGACGCAAACCCCCCAGCGCCGAGCTGCGGCCCAACCAGAAAGACAGCGACTCCCTGCCCGACTACAACGCCTTGGATGCCCTGCTCAAAGCCTTGATCCAGGAGCGCCAGTCCGGAACAACCCTGGTGAACGCCGGCCATGATCCCGACCTGGTGGAGCGGGTGGAACGGCTGCTGAAACGGGCCGAGTTCAAGCGGCGCCAAGCAGCACCGTTGCTCAAAGTGAGTCCCCAGGCCTTCGGCAGCGGCTGGCGGTTGCCCATTGCAGCGGCCTAA
- a CDS encoding DUF3326 domain-containing protein, producing MSSAPMPTLMLVPTGIGCDIGGYAGDALPSARLLAAASGCLITHPNVMNGASLYWSDSRVHYVEGYGLDRFAMGEWALRPVRRQRIGLLLDAGIEPELAHRQIQVAEGCRASLGLDIGPVISTDAPLEVTLERGASGASWGRLGCPDALLRAGERLKQAGATAIAVVARFPEDPESEELAAYRQGSGVDALAGAEAVVSHLLVKHLQTPCAHAPALDPLPLDPQLDSRAAGEELGYTFLACVMVGLSRAPDLVSGDRQPGDVDAEQLGAVVVPEGALGGEAVLACVERNLPVVCVANPSVLSVTADALGLSQSVLQASSYSEAAGLVLALREGLSPVALGRPLPALQRLD from the coding sequence ATGAGCTCGGCCCCGATGCCAACGCTGATGCTGGTGCCGACGGGCATCGGTTGTGACATTGGCGGCTATGCCGGTGACGCCCTGCCGTCAGCGCGTTTGCTGGCTGCAGCGAGTGGCTGCCTGATCACCCATCCCAATGTGATGAACGGGGCTTCGCTGTACTGGAGCGATTCCCGCGTGCACTACGTGGAGGGCTATGGCCTCGATCGTTTTGCCATGGGTGAGTGGGCCCTGCGGCCGGTGCGGAGGCAACGGATCGGTTTGCTGTTAGATGCCGGGATCGAGCCCGAGCTGGCTCATCGCCAGATTCAGGTGGCCGAAGGCTGCCGCGCCAGCTTGGGACTGGATATCGGTCCGGTGATTTCAACGGATGCACCGCTCGAGGTGACGCTCGAGCGTGGTGCCAGTGGTGCCAGCTGGGGACGATTGGGGTGTCCCGATGCCTTGCTGCGGGCCGGTGAACGCTTGAAGCAGGCTGGGGCGACGGCGATTGCGGTGGTGGCCCGCTTCCCGGAGGATCCCGAGAGTGAGGAGTTGGCGGCTTATCGCCAGGGCAGTGGCGTGGATGCTCTGGCCGGTGCTGAAGCGGTGGTCAGCCACCTGCTGGTGAAGCACCTGCAGACCCCCTGTGCCCACGCGCCAGCTTTGGACCCATTGCCCCTGGATCCTCAGCTTGATTCGAGGGCGGCAGGCGAGGAGCTCGGCTACACCTTCCTGGCCTGCGTGATGGTGGGGCTGAGCCGGGCACCGGATCTGGTGAGCGGCGATCGGCAGCCCGGCGATGTTGACGCGGAGCAATTGGGGGCGGTTGTGGTTCCCGAAGGCGCCCTGGGGGGCGAGGCGGTCCTGGCCTGCGTGGAGCGCAATCTGCCCGTCGTCTGCGTCGCGAATCCATCGGTGCTGTCGGTGACGGCCGATGCTCTTGGCTTGAGCCAGAGCGTTCTTCAGGCCAGCAGTTACAGCGAGGCCGCCGGCTTGGTGCTGGCGCTGAGGGAAGGATTGAGTCCGGTGGCCCTGGGCCGCCCACTACCAGCGTTGCAACGGTTGGATTGA